The following nucleotide sequence is from Mycobacterium sp. Z3061.
CAGCACCGCCATCCTGAAGCTCGACGTCTCGGGTCTGGGCACCGCGCTGCGCTTCAAGGCCGGTCAATTCGCGCAGCTGCAGGTCCCCGGCACCGAGACCTGGCGCAATTACTCCTACGCCCATCCCGACGGTCGCACCGAACTGGAGTTCATCATCCGGTTGCTGCCCGACGGCGTCATGTCGAACTATCTTCGCGACCGCGCGAAGCCCGGCGACCGAGTTGCCATGCGCTGCAGTAAAGGCAGCTTCTACCTTCGTCCGGTCGTGCGGCCGGTCATCCTGGTCGCCGGCGGCACGGGTTTGTCGGCGATCCTGGCCATGGCGGCGAGCCTGACTGCCGACACCAGCCAACCGGTCTATCTGCTCTACGGGGTCACCGCGGCCGAAGACCTGTGCAAGCTCGAGGAACTGACGGCACTGCGGCGCCGCGTCGCCGCCCTGGAGGTGCACGTCATCGTGGCCAACCCGGACGCCGGCTGGGATGGGCGCACCGGCCTGGTCACCGATCTGCTCGACGGGCGGATGCTCGCCGGTGGCGACGCCGACGTCTACCTGTGTGGTCCGGCGGCGATGGTCGAGGCGACCCGAACATGGCTGGACAACAACGGCTTCCAACGCGTGGGCCTGTACTACGAGAAGTTCGTCCCCAGTGGCGCCGCACGCCCGCGCACCCCGTCGCGCGTCGACTACTCGGCGGTGGACATCGGTGACGTGCGCCGGCGCGGTCGCGGCACCGCCGTCGTGATCGGCGGCAGCATCGCCGGCATCGCCGCGGCCAAGGTGTGCAGCGAGACCTTTGAACGCGTCATCGTTCTCGAGAAGGACGACCCGCACCGACGCCGGGAAGGCAGGCCCGGTGCCGCACAGGGCTGGCATCTGCACCACCTTCTCACCGCCGGGCAGATCGAGCTCGAGCGCTTCTTCCCGGGGATCGTCGACGACATGGTGCGCGAGGGCGCCTTCAAGGTCGACATGGCGGCCCAGTACCGGATCCGGTTGGGCGGGTCCTGGAAAAAGCCCGGCACCAGCGACATCGAAATCGTCTGCGCCGGCAGGCCGTTACTGGAATGGTGCGTGCGACGCCGGTTGGACGACGAACCACGCATCGACTTCCGCTACGAGTCGGAGGTCACCGACCTGGTGTTCGACCGCGAGAACAACTCCGTCGTCGGGGTCGCCGTGGGCGACGAATCCGAGGTAATCCCGGCAGAATTCGTCGTCGACGCGTCCGGCAAGAACACCCGTGTCCCAGAGTTCCTGGACCGCATCGGCATTGGCGCTCCGGAGGTCGAGCAGGACATCATCAACTGCTTCTATTCCACGATGCAGCACCATGTTCCGCCCGAACGGCAATGGCAGGACAAGGTCATGGTGATCTGTTATGCCTACCGCCCATTCGAGGACACCTACGCGGCGCAGTACTACACCGACAGCTCCCGCACCCTACTGTCCACCTCGCTGGTGGCCTACAACTGCTATTCGCCGCCCCGCACCGCCAAAGAGTTCCGCGAGTTCGCCGACCTGATGCCATCGCCGGTGGTGGGGGAGAACATCGACGGCCTGGAGCCGGCGTCCGCGATCTACAACTTCCGCTATCCGAACATGCTGCGCCTGCACTACGAGAAGAAGCGCAATCTGCCGCGCGCCCTGCTGGCCGTCGGTGACGCCTACACCAGCGCCGACCCGGTGTCGGGTCTGGGAATGAGTTTGGCGCTGAAGGAAGTTCGGGAGATGCAGG
It contains:
- a CDS encoding FAD-binding oxidoreductase, with the translated sequence MSVRQVTVGYSDGTARTMPVRPDQSMLDAAEEHGVAIVNECQSGICGTCVATCASGRYEMGRTEGLSDVEREARKILTCQTFPTTDCRIELQYPADDNAALLVTGDGVVTEVELVSPSTAILKLDVSGLGTALRFKAGQFAQLQVPGTETWRNYSYAHPDGRTELEFIIRLLPDGVMSNYLRDRAKPGDRVAMRCSKGSFYLRPVVRPVILVAGGTGLSAILAMAASLTADTSQPVYLLYGVTAAEDLCKLEELTALRRRVAALEVHVIVANPDAGWDGRTGLVTDLLDGRMLAGGDADVYLCGPAAMVEATRTWLDNNGFQRVGLYYEKFVPSGAARPRTPSRVDYSAVDIGDVRRRGRGTAVVIGGSIAGIAAAKVCSETFERVIVLEKDDPHRRREGRPGAAQGWHLHHLLTAGQIELERFFPGIVDDMVREGAFKVDMAAQYRIRLGGSWKKPGTSDIEIVCAGRPLLEWCVRRRLDDEPRIDFRYESEVTDLVFDRENNSVVGVAVGDESEVIPAEFVVDASGKNTRVPEFLDRIGIGAPEVEQDIINCFYSTMQHHVPPERQWQDKVMVICYAYRPFEDTYAAQYYTDSSRTLLSTSLVAYNCYSPPRTAKEFREFADLMPSPVVGENIDGLEPASAIYNFRYPNMLRLHYEKKRNLPRALLAVGDAYTSADPVSGLGMSLALKEVREMQVLLAKYGPGHRDLPRRYYRSIAKMADTAWFVIREQNLRFDWMKDVDKKRPFYFGVLTWYMDRLLELVHDDLDAYREFLAVVHLVKPPSALMKPGIAGRVIGKWARTRLSGEKTLIARNYENRSIPTQPADELVGAAAGDGR